In Sedimenticola thiotaurini, the following proteins share a genomic window:
- the xerD gene encoding site-specific tyrosine recombinase XerD, with product MNQADSTNIERFIDALWMERGLSRNTLSAYQSDLAKLAQWLNKQGRGALLQARRKDLLEYLAARAVAGVKARSTARILSSLRQFYQHALREGWISEDPSALIDAPRLGRPLPKSLTEQEVEALLEAPDTDDPEGMRDRAMLELLYATGLRVSELVTLQFSQLSLNQGLVRVMGKGGKERLVPLGDEAMDWLSRFIRSARHDLLGERLCDDVFPTRRGAAMTRQAFWYRIKRHAATAGISKHLSPHTLRHAFATHLLNHGADLRVVQMLLGHSDLSTTQIYTHVARERLKSMHQQHHPRA from the coding sequence GCTGAGCCGCAATACCCTGTCCGCCTACCAGTCGGATCTGGCCAAACTGGCCCAGTGGCTGAACAAGCAGGGGAGGGGGGCCCTGTTGCAGGCACGCCGGAAAGATCTGCTGGAGTACCTCGCAGCCCGGGCCGTGGCCGGCGTCAAGGCCCGTTCCACTGCCCGTATCCTCTCGTCGCTGCGGCAGTTCTACCAACATGCCCTGCGGGAGGGCTGGATCAGCGAAGACCCGTCGGCCCTGATCGATGCCCCCAGGCTGGGACGACCACTGCCCAAATCCCTGACGGAACAGGAGGTGGAGGCGCTGCTGGAGGCGCCGGATACAGATGATCCGGAAGGAATGCGGGACCGGGCCATGCTGGAGTTGCTGTACGCTACCGGTCTGCGGGTTTCTGAACTGGTGACACTGCAGTTTTCCCAGCTCAGCCTGAACCAGGGACTGGTGAGGGTGATGGGCAAGGGAGGCAAGGAGCGCCTGGTGCCGTTGGGGGACGAGGCGATGGATTGGCTCTCCCGCTTCATTCGCTCGGCCCGCCATGATCTGCTGGGGGAGCGCCTCTGCGATGATGTGTTCCCGACCCGGCGCGGGGCGGCCATGACCCGCCAGGCGTTCTGGTACCGGATCAAACGCCACGCAGCCACTGCGGGCATCAGCAAACACCTCTCTCCCCATACCCTTCGGCACGCCTTCGCCACCCACCTGTTGAACCATGGTGCCGACCTGCGGGTGGTGCAGATGCTGCTGGGGCACAGCGATCTCTCCACTACCCAGATCTATACCCATGTGGCGCGGGAGCGTCTGAAAAGCATGCACCAACAGCACCATCCCCGCGCCTGA
- a CDS encoding YajQ family cyclic di-GMP-binding protein: MPSFDIVSEVDIQEVRNAVDQAKREIATRFDFKGTKCSFELNDSEITLKGEQEFQLGQMMDILRQKMVKRKVDITCMDVKEPETTLNAATQKVVIKQGIETDTARKMVKMIKGSKLKVQAQIQGDQVRVTGKKRDDLQQVITLFKQADFDLPLKYSNFRD; the protein is encoded by the coding sequence GTGCCGTCATTTGATATCGTTTCTGAAGTGGATATTCAGGAGGTGCGCAACGCCGTCGACCAGGCCAAACGGGAGATAGCCACCCGGTTTGATTTCAAGGGAACCAAGTGCAGTTTCGAGTTGAATGATAGCGAAATCACCCTGAAGGGTGAGCAGGAGTTCCAGCTCGGCCAGATGATGGACATCCTGCGCCAGAAGATGGTCAAGCGAAAAGTGGATATCACCTGCATGGATGTGAAAGAGCCGGAAACCACTTTGAACGCCGCCACCCAGAAAGTGGTGATTAAGCAGGGTATCGAGACCGACACGGCGCGCAAAATGGTGAAAATGATCAAGGGCAGCAAACTCAAGGTTCAGGCCCAGATACAGGGGGACCAGGTCCGGGTGACCGGGAAGAAGCGGGACGACCTGCAACAGGTGATCACGCTGTTCAAACAGGCGGATTTCGATCTGCCCCTGAAATACAGCAATTTCCGGGACTGA
- a CDS encoding DsbC family protein, giving the protein MLLPLVGSPVAGQEADSRIEQVRQSLALLLPTTLPDSIRATPIPNLYEVVVGTRLVYVTGDGRFLIEGEIIDLEGQKSITSPRLNQITLDAIDALGERNMLIFEPRGDTRHTVSVFTDIDSAYSRKLHQSLDHYRELGIRVRYLLYPRAGPDSDSFDKAIAVWCAPDRYQAMDRAMAGKAVASASCINPVRQHWQLGQNLGVSGAPVLVLENGELLPGYVPADRLEKILGKMRRLSQP; this is encoded by the coding sequence ATGCTACTGCCGCTGGTGGGCAGCCCGGTAGCCGGCCAGGAGGCAGACTCCCGGATCGAACAGGTACGCCAGAGCCTGGCGCTGCTGCTGCCGACGACGCTTCCTGACAGCATCCGCGCGACACCGATCCCCAATCTTTACGAAGTGGTGGTGGGTACACGGCTGGTCTATGTGACCGGTGACGGTCGTTTCCTGATCGAAGGGGAGATTATCGATCTGGAAGGGCAAAAAAGCATCACCAGTCCGCGTCTGAACCAGATCACTCTGGATGCCATCGATGCGCTGGGTGAGCGGAACATGCTGATCTTCGAACCTCGGGGAGATACAAGGCATACAGTATCGGTGTTTACCGATATCGACAGTGCCTACAGTCGTAAATTGCACCAGAGCCTGGATCACTACAGGGAACTGGGGATTCGGGTACGTTACCTGCTTTATCCCCGGGCAGGACCGGACAGTGATTCGTTCGACAAGGCGATTGCGGTCTGGTGTGCGCCGGACCGTTACCAGGCGATGGACCGGGCGATGGCTGGTAAAGCCGTAGCGTCGGCCTCCTGTATCAACCCGGTTCGTCAGCACTGGCAGCTGGGTCAAAACCTGGGAGTTTCCGGTGCGCCGGTCCTGGTGCTGGAGAATGGTGAACTGTTGCCGGGCTATGTTCCGGCTGACCGACTAGAAAAAATCCTGGGAAAAATGAGGCGACTCAGCCAACCCTGA
- a CDS encoding Stp1/IreP family PP2C-type Ser/Thr phosphatase: MNVLPIHAVVRTDKGRVREINEDSISVLEQHGLVVLADGMGGYNAGEVASSLAVETITTTLLPFYAENNAVPSAIIGSAVEAANESILSSMLAEPEYEGMATTVVVALFGENRVHYGHVGDSRLYRLRNNCLEQLTRDHSMIQALVDEGMFDSLQEALDAGVKSNVLTRGLGIQELIEVDVGVSDVVPGDIFLLCSDGLSNMVSHQDMLDILTGADGNMEHAAQRLLDTALHNGGLDNISLVLVCPQH; this comes from the coding sequence ATGAATGTACTGCCTATCCATGCTGTTGTGCGTACCGACAAAGGGCGGGTTCGGGAGATTAACGAGGATAGTATCTCGGTTCTGGAACAGCACGGACTGGTGGTTCTGGCTGATGGTATGGGTGGGTATAATGCGGGGGAAGTGGCCAGTAGTCTGGCGGTTGAAACCATAACCACAACCCTGCTGCCATTCTACGCAGAAAACAATGCGGTCCCCTCGGCAATAATCGGTTCGGCGGTGGAGGCAGCGAATGAGTCAATTCTCTCCAGTATGCTGGCCGAACCGGAATACGAAGGCATGGCCACCACGGTGGTGGTGGCGCTGTTTGGCGAAAATCGGGTGCACTATGGTCACGTGGGTGATTCCCGTCTCTACCGCTTGCGTAATAACTGCCTGGAACAGCTGACCCGGGATCACTCCATGATCCAGGCGCTGGTGGACGAAGGGATGTTTGATTCCCTGCAGGAAGCGCTGGATGCCGGAGTAAAGTCTAATGTGCTGACCCGTGGCCTGGGCATCCAGGAGCTGATCGAGGTGGATGTGGGTGTTTCCGATGTGGTACCGGGGGACATCTTTCTGCTCTGCTCGGATGGTCTGAGCAACATGGTATCGCATCAGGATATGCTGGATATATTGACAGGAGCAGATGGCAACATGGAGCATGCTGCACAACGTCTGCTGGATACGGCGCTGCACAACGGCGGCCTGGACAACATTTCACTGGTATTGGTATGCCCTCAACATTAA
- a CDS encoding FHA domain-containing protein, with translation MEKLVIKKDDALVTEIAIDKQVVSIGRDLESDLQLNDPSVSRNHATIRRIYTDLYIEDLGSTNGTQLNGRSITKHVLKSGDRLTIGTYLLEYLAEEDGDEELEKTVVIQPEVVAAARAKRSGQVRQLKPKHATLRFFRGPNKGSLEKIDRSLFTIGKPGENVAVIARRPQGFYLLHIGGSTFPRINDKEIDSSGGVQLQEGDVVEVGEYVAEISFAQQ, from the coding sequence ATGGAAAAGCTGGTTATCAAGAAAGACGATGCACTGGTGACTGAGATAGCAATCGATAAGCAGGTGGTTTCGATCGGTCGGGATCTGGAGTCTGATCTGCAGTTGAATGACCCGTCGGTCAGTCGTAATCACGCCACCATCAGACGCATCTACACCGATCTCTATATCGAGGATCTGGGCAGTACCAACGGCACCCAGCTGAATGGACGCAGCATTACCAAACATGTCTTGAAGAGCGGTGACCGGTTGACGATCGGGACCTATCTGCTGGAGTACTTGGCAGAGGAGGATGGTGATGAAGAGCTGGAAAAGACGGTGGTGATTCAGCCTGAAGTGGTGGCCGCCGCCCGTGCCAAGCGGAGCGGCCAGGTACGGCAGCTGAAGCCAAAACATGCCACATTGCGCTTTTTCCGTGGACCGAACAAGGGCAGTCTGGAGAAGATAGATCGCTCACTCTTTACTATCGGAAAGCCGGGCGAGAACGTGGCGGTTATCGCCCGCCGTCCCCAAGGGTTCTATCTGCTGCATATCGGGGGTTCCACCTTCCCGCGCATCAACGACAAGGAGATCGACTCCAGCGGTGGTGTGCAACTGCAGGAGGGCGACGTGGTGGAAGTGGGGGAATACGTGGCGGAGATCTCATTCGCCCAGCAGTAG
- the atzF gene encoding allophanate hydrolase, whose protein sequence is MKRCLNLQTSNLRSLYLAGDLTPVALVEYLLEQEHADPGVWIHPPEKERLLKEAQILERRRDELEHLPLYGIPFAVKDNIDVAGMPTTAACPAYSYVPEQDATVVARLREAGAFPIGKTNMDQFATGLVGVRTPFGPGRNPFNREYIAGGSSSGSAIAVATGLVSFALGTDTAGSGRVPAAFNNLIGLKPSRGRISNRGVVPACRSLDCVSIFGLTVADACSVLQVTSGFDKADPFSRPVLSGQLNLKRAFRFAVPMIDQLDFDGDQEAARLFCEQVDRLQQLGGEKVEVDFSPLFEAASMLYEGTWVAERAHAIQTFRKEHADDLHQTVAEIISRADNYSAIDTYDAYYRLKALRRRAEPIWQQADILVTPTTPTIYRIDEVLKQPITLNSRLGYYTNFVNLMDLSAIAVPAGFRLDGLPQGISILAPAWEEPGLCELAGRLESMRPSRLGATEYVVDTDYPASLPIYTQAGQSLSVELAVVGAHLRGQPLHDQLTSLMADFLGVFRTAATYRLYALDNTVPPKPGLVKDSNKGASVEVELYRLTVKAFGQLVADIPAPLGIGTVTLEDGRNVKGFICEPWAIHGAREITQYGGWRSYLTAPAVQKAITQE, encoded by the coding sequence ATGAAGCGATGTCTCAATTTACAGACCTCCAATTTAAGATCCCTCTATCTTGCCGGTGATCTGACCCCGGTTGCCCTGGTCGAATATCTGCTCGAGCAGGAGCATGCAGATCCGGGAGTCTGGATTCACCCTCCCGAGAAGGAACGCCTGCTCAAAGAGGCGCAAATCCTGGAACGGCGGCGTGATGAGTTGGAGCATCTGCCCCTGTACGGCATCCCATTTGCCGTCAAGGACAATATTGATGTCGCTGGCATGCCAACGACTGCTGCCTGTCCCGCCTACAGTTATGTCCCGGAACAAGACGCGACGGTGGTGGCCAGACTGAGAGAAGCGGGAGCTTTTCCTATTGGTAAAACCAATATGGACCAGTTTGCCACGGGACTGGTCGGGGTACGGACGCCCTTTGGGCCGGGGCGAAATCCGTTTAACCGGGAATATATCGCCGGAGGATCCAGCTCCGGTTCTGCTATCGCTGTGGCCACGGGTTTGGTGAGTTTCGCACTGGGCACTGATACGGCGGGTTCGGGGCGAGTACCGGCCGCCTTCAATAATCTGATTGGCCTGAAGCCCAGCCGTGGGCGGATCAGTAACCGAGGCGTAGTCCCGGCTTGTCGTAGCCTGGACTGTGTATCGATCTTTGGTCTGACTGTCGCAGATGCCTGCTCTGTCCTGCAGGTAACGTCCGGGTTTGATAAGGCCGACCCTTTCTCACGCCCTGTTCTAAGCGGACAACTGAATTTAAAACGGGCATTTCGGTTTGCTGTGCCGATGATCGATCAGTTGGATTTCGATGGTGATCAGGAGGCTGCACGGCTGTTTTGTGAGCAGGTTGATCGTCTACAGCAACTTGGTGGAGAGAAGGTCGAGGTCGATTTTTCCCCCTTGTTTGAAGCGGCCTCCATGCTTTATGAGGGTACCTGGGTTGCCGAACGGGCACATGCCATTCAGACGTTTCGCAAAGAACATGCAGATGACCTGCACCAGACAGTAGCAGAAATCATCTCCCGTGCGGATAACTATTCCGCTATAGATACTTACGATGCTTACTATCGCCTTAAGGCCCTGCGGCGTCGCGCTGAGCCTATCTGGCAACAGGCGGATATCCTTGTAACACCCACTACACCTACTATCTACCGGATCGATGAGGTACTGAAGCAACCGATTACCTTAAACAGTCGACTCGGTTATTACACCAACTTCGTCAACCTGATGGATCTATCGGCCATAGCCGTGCCGGCCGGTTTTCGCCTGGACGGATTGCCTCAAGGTATCAGCATATTGGCACCTGCTTGGGAAGAGCCCGGACTTTGTGAACTGGCTGGACGTCTGGAGTCTATGCGGCCATCACGATTGGGTGCGACAGAGTATGTCGTCGATACCGATTACCCCGCCTCCTTGCCAATATATACACAAGCTGGGCAAAGCCTATCAGTCGAACTCGCGGTAGTCGGTGCACACTTGAGAGGTCAGCCCCTACACGATCAGCTGACGAGTCTCATGGCCGATTTTCTGGGCGTATTTCGGACCGCAGCCACCTATCGACTTTATGCACTCGATAACACAGTACCACCTAAGCCGGGCCTGGTTAAGGACAGCAACAAGGGCGCGTCGGTAGAGGTGGAACTATATCGATTGACTGTGAAGGCATTCGGTCAGTTGGTGGCGGATATACCTGCTCCGCTGGGTATCGGTACCGTAACACTTGAAGACGGACGAAATGTAAAAGGTTTCATATGCGAACCCTGGGCTATTCACGGTGCCAGGGAAATCACTCAATACGGCGGATGGCGCAGTTATCTGACTGCTCCAGCCGTTCAAAAGGCCATCACACAGGAGTAA